A section of the bacterium genome encodes:
- a CDS encoding FAD-dependent oxidoreductase, producing MKNGKLKLVVIGNGMAGARVVEEILKRSPDGFDITMLGAEPYGNYNRILLSNVLNGSQDPTEIFMNPLQWYEDKGIRLHAGVKAMSIDRERKVVVGRKLARTEVPYL from the coding sequence ATGAAAAACGGCAAGCTCAAACTCGTGGTCATCGGCAACGGCATGGCGGGCGCGCGGGTCGTCGAGGAGATCCTGAAGCGGAGCCCCGACGGCTTTGACATCACGATGCTCGGTGCCGAGCCCTACGGCAACTACAACCGAATCCTGCTGTCCAACGTGCTCAACGGCTCCCAGGACCCGACCGAGATCTTCATGAACCCGCTCCAGTGGTACGAGGACAAGGGGATACGCTTGCACGCGGGGGTCAAGGCCATGTCGATCGACCGGGAGCGCAAAGTCGTCGTGGGCCGCAAGTTGGCGCGAACCGAGGTGCCGTACCT
- a CDS encoding molybdopterin-dependent oxidoreductase produces MPLKKLLQFLGIDTQREKYRYGVDPVFGYTSAAKIPDRWVKTTCGYCSVGCGMYLGVKEGRAVAVRGDPDHPVNEGALCPKGLSEHHSIHAEGRALKPLLKLDKKLKPVSWDLALETLVGKALMIQRRHGNEAFAVLSTGQLVTEEFYTLGKLVQLGFGTKNYDGNTTLCMSSAVSGYKRSFGSDGPPGAYEDLATSDCILLIGANIADNHPILWRHLEKNPNRFLVVADPRLTKTAMLADLHLPLKPRSDIALINGIMRVLIREGRIDRDYIREHTRGFEELQDFLEAFTLPEVARWTGLSEDLILRVARAYGEAKAAFIGWTMGVNHSTQGTETVNAINTLALITGNVGRTGAAPFSITGQCNAMGTREAGFTSSLPGYRKFESAADRDEIAGLWGVEPSRIPDQRGLAYPDIIEGIIRGKVKGLWIIATNPLVSYPNQELLKDALSRLEFLVVQDGYHPTPTSKWADLVLPAAIWGEKEGTFTNSERRVSKVNAGVPPPGEAKPDFEIFLEIAKKLGCEEQLFPGWTRPEDAFNEWRKVSRGRLCDYSELSYERLEREGPIQWGGERLYTDGKFPTEDGRARLWAIECHRSPEEPNAQYPFILNTGRTVEHWHTRTKTGKIDLLESIAPEAWVEIHPEDAGRLKIRQHDRVRLSSQRGSIERIAARITATVQPGQVFVPFHYIEACANNLTAAEFDPISREPNYKQCAVQVEKLGGL; encoded by the coding sequence ATGCCCCTAAAGAAGCTTCTCCAATTCTTGGGAATCGACACTCAGCGCGAAAAATACCGCTACGGGGTGGATCCGGTTTTTGGATACACCTCGGCCGCCAAGATCCCCGACCGTTGGGTGAAGACGACCTGCGGTTACTGCTCGGTGGGCTGTGGGATGTATCTTGGGGTCAAGGAAGGGCGGGCGGTGGCGGTTCGCGGCGACCCTGACCACCCGGTCAATGAAGGCGCGCTATGCCCGAAGGGATTGTCCGAGCATCATTCGATCCATGCTGAGGGCCGGGCGCTGAAGCCGCTGCTCAAGTTGGACAAAAAGTTGAAGCCAGTCTCCTGGGACCTGGCCTTGGAAACCCTGGTGGGAAAGGCGCTCATGATCCAGCGGCGCCATGGCAACGAGGCCTTCGCCGTCCTCAGCACCGGCCAACTGGTGACCGAGGAATTCTACACTTTGGGCAAGCTGGTTCAGCTCGGCTTCGGCACCAAGAACTACGACGGCAACACGACGCTTTGCATGTCCAGCGCGGTCTCGGGCTACAAGCGGTCTTTTGGCAGCGACGGCCCGCCCGGCGCCTACGAGGACCTGGCGACGTCGGATTGCATCCTCTTGATCGGCGCCAACATCGCGGACAACCACCCGATCCTCTGGCGGCACTTGGAGAAGAACCCCAATCGCTTCCTCGTCGTCGCCGATCCCCGGCTCACCAAGACCGCCATGCTGGCCGATCTCCACCTGCCGCTCAAGCCGCGAAGCGACATCGCCCTGATCAACGGCATTATGCGTGTCTTGATACGGGAGGGCCGCATCGACCGCGATTACATCCGCGAGCACACCCGGGGCTTCGAAGAGCTGCAAGATTTTCTCGAGGCATTCACGCTGCCCGAAGTGGCTCGGTGGACCGGGCTTTCGGAAGATTTGATCTTGCGGGTGGCCCGCGCCTATGGCGAAGCCAAGGCCGCCTTTATCGGCTGGACCATGGGCGTCAACCACAGCACCCAGGGAACCGAGACGGTGAATGCCATCAACACCCTGGCGCTGATCACCGGGAACGTCGGCCGGACCGGCGCGGCGCCGTTCTCCATCACCGGCCAGTGCAACGCGATGGGGACGCGGGAGGCCGGCTTCACCTCCAGCTTGCCGGGCTACCGCAAGTTCGAAAGCGCCGCCGACCGCGATGAGATTGCCGGGCTTTGGGGGGTGGAACCGAGCCGGATTCCCGACCAGCGCGGGCTGGCCTATCCCGACATCATCGAGGGAATCATTCGCGGCAAGGTCAAAGGGCTCTGGATCATCGCCACCAATCCCTTGGTCTCCTATCCCAACCAGGAATTGCTCAAGGACGCCTTGAGCCGCCTGGAGTTCCTCGTGGTTCAGGATGGATACCATCCCACGCCCACCTCGAAATGGGCCGACTTGGTCTTGCCGGCGGCGATCTGGGGCGAGAAAGAGGGGACTTTCACGAATTCCGAGCGCCGCGTTTCCAAGGTCAATGCCGGGGTCCCGCCGCCGGGCGAAGCCAAGCCCGATTTCGAGATCTTTTTGGAAATCGCCAAAAAGCTGGGCTGCGAGGAACAGCTCTTTCCGGGTTGGACTCGGCCCGAGGACGCCTTCAACGAATGGCGGAAGGTCTCGCGCGGGCGACTTTGCGACTATTCGGAGCTTTCTTACGAACGCTTGGAGCGGGAAGGGCCGATTCAGTGGGGCGGCGAGCGGCTTTACACCGATGGAAAGTTTCCGACCGAGGACGGCCGGGCCCGGCTCTGGGCCATCGAATGCCATCGCTCGCCCGAGGAGCCGAACGCCCAATACCCCTTCATCCTGAACACCGGCCGCACGGTCGAGCATTGGCACACCCGGACCAAAACCGGCAAGATCGACCTCCTCGAATCCATCGCTCCCGAAGCTTGGGTCGAGATCCATCCCGAGGACGCCGGCCGGCTGAAGATCCGGCAGCACGACCGGGTCCGGCTCAGCTCCCAGCGCGGTTCGATCGAGCGGATCGCGGCTCGCATCACCGCCACCGTCCAGCCCGGGCAAGTCTTCGTTCCTTTTCACTACATCGAGGCCTGCGCCAACAACCTGACCGCGGCCGAATTCGATCCGATCTCGCGCGAGCCGAACTACAAGCAATGCGCCGTGCAGGTCGAAAAATTGGGAGGCTTATGA
- a CDS encoding DmsC/YnfH family molybdoenzyme membrane anchor subunit: protein MAMQASAVSLSLPKIPLEPGEQYRFHFNMAKCIGCKCCEVACHEQNNTPVDVIWRRVGEIEGESLGGPKRFHISMACNHCLEPTCLKGCPVDAYYKDERTGIVRLKDDACIGCQYCTWNCPYSAPQYNPERGQITKCDLCYHRLEEGNSPACVSACPSGALEFEKVKVEEWAKDHGAANAPGLPDASITVSTTRFTLPQGLADLRLIPDPQLKPEKPHYSLILLTVLTQLSVGGFFSLAAMDLLLPYWGLPDHFPKFLRVGSLAMLGTALLALFVSVFHLGRPLYAFRALKMWRRSWLSREVLFFSLFAASAGLYSLWAWSRPLMPDILKLLLMAAVILCGFAGVYSSAKIYMVPARPSWNTPRTLVNFLATSFLLGPLMALLVYAWNAHHLRIPLPFAESAAFSAGKLLVFLILAAGLIQLLGILIKLFFMALEENLELKNSARLLMGRFRAAFLFRLASLMVVLAIVPLTLLDMVAGGGHGTARAAAWITLAIALAMMSELMGRYLFFVTVVPARRPEAYLV from the coding sequence ATGGCAATGCAGGCCTCGGCGGTGAGTCTCTCTTTGCCTAAAATTCCCTTGGAACCGGGGGAGCAGTACCGCTTTCACTTCAACATGGCCAAGTGCATCGGCTGCAAGTGCTGCGAGGTGGCTTGCCATGAGCAGAACAACACGCCGGTGGACGTTATCTGGCGGCGGGTTGGCGAGATCGAGGGCGAAAGCCTTGGGGGCCCGAAGCGCTTTCACATCTCCATGGCTTGCAATCACTGTCTCGAGCCCACCTGCCTCAAGGGCTGCCCGGTCGACGCCTATTATAAGGATGAAAGGACCGGCATCGTCCGCTTGAAAGACGACGCCTGCATCGGTTGCCAATATTGCACCTGGAATTGCCCCTATAGCGCTCCTCAGTACAATCCCGAACGGGGCCAGATCACCAAGTGCGACCTCTGTTACCACCGCCTGGAAGAAGGAAACTCGCCGGCTTGCGTTTCGGCTTGTCCTTCGGGGGCGCTGGAATTCGAAAAAGTCAAGGTCGAGGAGTGGGCCAAGGATCATGGCGCGGCCAACGCGCCCGGCCTGCCGGACGCCTCGATCACGGTCTCGACCACCCGCTTCACCTTGCCCCAGGGGCTGGCGGACCTACGCTTGATTCCGGATCCCCAGCTCAAGCCCGAAAAGCCGCACTACTCGCTGATCCTTTTGACCGTCCTGACCCAGCTTTCGGTCGGCGGATTTTTCTCGCTTGCGGCGATGGACTTATTGCTACCCTATTGGGGCCTTCCGGATCATTTCCCAAAATTCCTTCGGGTGGGCTCCCTGGCCATGCTGGGCACGGCTCTGTTGGCGCTTTTCGTCTCGGTCTTCCATTTGGGGCGGCCGCTTTACGCCTTCCGCGCCCTGAAGATGTGGCGGCGTTCCTGGCTGTCGCGCGAGGTGCTGTTCTTTTCGCTGTTCGCGGCTTCGGCCGGTCTTTACAGCCTCTGGGCTTGGAGCCGGCCGCTCATGCCCGACATCCTCAAGCTCTTGCTGATGGCCGCCGTCATCCTCTGCGGATTCGCCGGAGTGTATTCCTCCGCCAAGATCTACATGGTGCCGGCCAGGCCCTCCTGGAACACGCCGCGCACCTTGGTCAATTTTTTGGCGACGAGCTTCCTGCTGGGGCCCTTGATGGCGCTGCTGGTCTACGCTTGGAACGCCCATCATTTGCGGATCCCTTTGCCTTTCGCCGAGTCGGCCGCCTTTTCGGCCGGGAAACTGTTGGTGTTTTTAATTCTCGCCGCCGGCCTGATTCAGCTTCTCGGCATCCTGATCAAATTATTTTTCATGGCCTTGGAAGAAAATCTCGAGCTGAAAAACTCGGCTCGCCTGCTGATGGGGAGGTTCCGCGCGGCCTTCCTGTTCCGGCTGGCCTCGCTCATGGTCGTTCTGGCGATCGTGCCGCTGACCTTGCTCGACATGGTGGCCGGCGGCGGGCATGGGACCGCGCGCGCCGCAGCTTGGATCACCTTGGCCATCGCCTTGGCCATGATGAGCGAGCTCATGGGGCGATACTTGTTTTTCGTGACCGTGGTGCCGGCGCGACGGCCGGAGGCCTACTTGGTGTGA
- the elbB gene encoding isoprenoid biosynthesis glyoxalase ElbB, with translation MKKIGILLSGCGVKDGSEIHEAVLTLLAVDRAGAKAVFMAPDVELEEVNHLTGQPTGEKRNVLLESARIARGDIRDLSKVKAQDIDALLLPGGFGAAKNLCNFAFVGADAKPQEDVARLVREVHRAGKPIGAICIAPATIAAILGREAQPSLTIGTDPGTASALEQMGAKHRNCEVREFHVDEKNKIVSTPAYMLATRVSEAAEGIEKLVKKVIEMS, from the coding sequence ATGAAAAAGATCGGTATTTTGCTCTCGGGTTGCGGAGTCAAGGACGGTTCGGAGATCCACGAGGCCGTCCTCACCCTCCTGGCGGTGGACCGAGCCGGGGCCAAGGCGGTTTTCATGGCTCCCGACGTCGAGCTGGAGGAAGTCAATCACCTGACCGGCCAGCCCACCGGCGAGAAGCGCAACGTCCTGCTGGAATCGGCCCGGATCGCCCGCGGCGACATTCGCGACCTATCCAAGGTCAAGGCCCAGGACATCGACGCCTTGCTGCTGCCGGGCGGCTTTGGCGCGGCCAAGAACCTTTGCAACTTCGCTTTCGTCGGCGCCGATGCCAAGCCCCAAGAAGATGTCGCCCGCTTGGTCCGCGAGGTTCACCGGGCCGGGAAGCCGATCGGCGCCATTTGCATCGCCCCGGCCACCATCGCCGCCATCTTGGGCCGCGAGGCTCAACCCAGCTTGACGATCGGGACCGACCCGGGCACCGCCTCGGCTCTCGAGCAGATGGGAGCCAAGCATCGAAATTGCGAGGTTCGTGAGTTCCACGTCGACGAGAAGAACAAGATCGTTTCCACCCCGGCCTACATGCTGGCGACTCGAGTGAGCGAGGCGGCCGAGGGCATCGAGAAGCTGGTCAAAAAAGTCATCGAGATGAGCTGA
- a CDS encoding DUF4149 domain-containing protein, giving the protein MSFIVQWLYLLGLALWVGGIVFFSFFTTPTVFIHLPKEMAGQLISALFPKYYLLGYFCGGAMALATLVEAALVRQLPWIRLLVLAVMLGCSVYAGQVVRPQVHDLKVQLKSVEEGSDIGKTLKARFDGLHRRSVILNVVVLAGGLILIGIVAYRLRL; this is encoded by the coding sequence ATGTCCTTTATCGTGCAGTGGCTTTACCTTTTAGGCCTGGCCCTCTGGGTCGGCGGCATCGTTTTCTTCTCCTTTTTTACCACCCCGACGGTATTTATTCACCTCCCCAAGGAGATGGCCGGCCAGCTGATTTCAGCCCTCTTTCCCAAGTATTACCTGCTGGGCTATTTCTGCGGCGGCGCCATGGCCTTGGCCACCCTGGTCGAGGCGGCTTTGGTGCGGCAATTGCCCTGGATTCGCTTGCTGGTCCTGGCGGTGATGCTCGGCTGCTCGGTTTACGCCGGCCAGGTGGTTCGGCCCCAGGTCCATGATTTGAAAGTCCAGCTGAAGAGCGTCGAGGAAGGTAGCGATATCGGCAAGACCTTGAAAGCCCGCTTCGACGGCCTGCATCGCCGTTCGGTCATTTTAAACGTGGTGGTGCTGGCCGGCGGCTTGATCCTGATCGGCATCGTCGCTTATCGGCTCCGCCTTTGA
- the ipdC gene encoding indolepyruvate/phenylpyruvate decarboxylase — protein MAPKQPSVGLYLLQALYRRGLRHLFGIPGDFALNFFKIAEDYAKLKLVTLSHEPGLGFAADGLSRIRRQPAAVAVTYGAGALNIVNAVACAYAEKSPLIVISGAPGLSERGRGILFHHQAKSLESQARIFREITAHQAILDDVHTAAEEIDKALAIAEALAEPVYLEIPRDLVLQPIRPPKTGTKFALPFDAQASREAAAEVARRLKQARRPVLMVGVEARRFGLGQRIVQLAERWRIPVTTSFMGRTAYPIDHPLYAGTYLGPAGHPRVMKLVEGSDCLLLLGVLLADTNMALRLTSLNPAHVVHAISRRVSVGHHGYDHVPLAQWLGDLLRCPAPSVRRPAPRAPAPPRLKPEKYFDSSKATVEAIVQACNRLLLERPDTPIVADNGDCLFASLDIHSPDLLASGYYATMGFAVPAALGAQLGSGRRPLVLVGDGAFQMTGSELSHAPRLGLNPVVVVFNNASWEMLKTIQPEGEYFGLTRWDYAALAGIWGGRGYRVQTKRELKQALFAAFRESSFALLDVRLDAGETSQVLKNYLRRIRG, from the coding sequence ATGGCGCCGAAACAACCGAGCGTCGGCCTCTACCTCCTCCAAGCCCTCTACCGCCGGGGCCTCCGCCATCTCTTCGGGATTCCCGGCGACTTCGCGCTCAATTTCTTCAAAATCGCCGAGGATTACGCCAAGCTGAAATTGGTCACGCTGTCTCACGAGCCGGGCCTGGGCTTCGCGGCCGACGGCCTGAGCCGGATCCGACGCCAGCCGGCGGCGGTGGCCGTGACCTATGGAGCCGGCGCCTTGAACATCGTCAACGCGGTGGCCTGCGCCTACGCCGAAAAATCGCCGCTGATCGTCATCTCGGGCGCGCCCGGCTTGAGCGAGCGGGGCCGCGGCATCCTCTTCCATCATCAGGCCAAGAGCCTGGAAAGCCAAGCCCGGATCTTCCGCGAGATCACGGCCCACCAAGCGATCCTCGACGACGTCCACACCGCCGCCGAGGAAATCGACAAAGCCCTGGCCATCGCCGAGGCCTTGGCCGAGCCGGTCTATCTGGAGATCCCCCGCGACCTGGTGCTCCAGCCGATCCGGCCACCCAAGACCGGAACGAAGTTCGCCCTCCCCTTCGATGCCCAAGCCAGCCGCGAGGCCGCCGCCGAAGTCGCTCGGCGCCTGAAGCAGGCTCGCCGGCCGGTGCTCATGGTCGGCGTCGAAGCCCGGCGCTTCGGCCTCGGCCAACGCATCGTCCAGCTGGCCGAGCGTTGGCGGATTCCGGTCACGACTTCCTTCATGGGCCGAACCGCTTATCCGATCGACCATCCGCTTTATGCCGGGACTTATTTGGGGCCGGCCGGCCATCCCCGGGTGATGAAGCTGGTCGAGGGCTCCGACTGCCTCCTCTTGCTCGGGGTCCTCTTAGCGGATACCAATATGGCGCTGCGCCTGACCTCGCTGAACCCGGCTCACGTCGTCCATGCAATTTCCCGGCGCGTCAGCGTCGGCCATCACGGCTATGACCACGTTCCGCTGGCCCAATGGCTCGGCGACCTCCTTCGCTGCCCGGCGCCTTCGGTCCGCCGGCCGGCACCGCGAGCCCCGGCGCCGCCCCGGCTCAAGCCCGAGAAATATTTCGATTCCTCCAAGGCCACCGTCGAAGCCATCGTTCAAGCTTGCAACCGGCTCCTGCTGGAGCGGCCCGATACTCCGATCGTCGCCGACAACGGCGATTGCCTCTTCGCCTCGCTCGACATTCACAGCCCCGACCTACTGGCATCGGGTTATTATGCCACGATGGGATTCGCGGTTCCGGCGGCGCTCGGCGCCCAGCTGGGCTCGGGCCGCCGGCCTTTGGTCTTGGTCGGCGACGGAGCTTTTCAAATGACCGGCAGCGAGCTGAGCCACGCCCCGCGCCTCGGCCTCAACCCGGTGGTCGTCGTCTTCAACAACGCTTCTTGGGAAATGCTCAAAACCATCCAACCCGAAGGCGAGTACTTCGGCCTCACCCGCTGGGACTACGCGGCTCTCGCCGGCATCTGGGGCGGCCGGGGCTACCGGGTCCAGACCAAGCGCGAGCTCAAGCAGGCCTTGTTCGCAGCCTTCCGCGAGAGCTCCTTCGCCCTTCTCGACGTCCGGCTCGACGCCGGCGAAACTTCGCAGGTATTGAAGAATTATCTGAGAAGGATCCGGGGATAG
- a CDS encoding cation:proton antiporter: MTELFHNPLALLLVQAILIVPLARFLGNLCTKIHQPMVIGEILAGLMLGPSFFGWLFPQAYAVLFPPESFQGLHLLSQVGLIFFMFLVGLEFNPKLLRGHGEAAVAVSHSSIITPFLLGTLLAIYLYPKLSDDSVRFGPFALFMGAAMSVTAFPVLARILNERKLTQTKIGAMALTCAAVDDVTAWLMLAFVISVVKATGLWHLLTILALTTGYILFMVRFIRPLLRRFEKRYSTREGLSQNAVSIIFLLLLLSALAAEQIGIHALFGAFFLGAIMPNETGFVRHLSEKIEDIAVLFLLPLFFAYTGLRTQIGLLDTPELWGLAGLILLVACLGKFGGSFGAAKLMGVGLRESAAIGILMNTRGLMELVIISIGLDLGVISPALFTMLVLMALVTTFITSPLLHWVYPTERFHGVVEVPLEKEKPFTILVSIALLRAGGGLLKIARALAGAGSSRLYALHLVKTSERPSYYVKGSDAMEEYSQLAPVLEPFRHSGLDLRPLSFPTNDPAEDIVEVARAKAADLVLLGWHKPILGQTVLGGTVHEVMENSRTTVAVFIDRGLQRIGRILVPYISSSHDRAALALAQRMARFLHSEVVILHVMQPQHAVDDPHAMVKSFDEDFIDPDTESQVKLEVIESLSPIEAVLEESKNGYDLVVIGVSEDFDLEHRLFGLRPERIAAECPVSMLIVRQAPGNGG; encoded by the coding sequence ATGACCGAGCTATTCCACAATCCCTTGGCCCTGCTCCTGGTGCAAGCGATCCTCATCGTGCCCTTGGCCCGTTTCTTGGGCAATCTCTGCACCAAGATCCATCAGCCGATGGTGATCGGCGAGATCCTGGCCGGTTTGATGCTGGGGCCCTCCTTCTTTGGCTGGCTCTTCCCCCAGGCCTACGCCGTTTTGTTTCCGCCGGAGTCTTTTCAAGGGCTGCATCTGCTCAGCCAAGTCGGCTTGATCTTCTTCATGTTCCTAGTGGGGCTGGAGTTCAATCCCAAGCTATTGCGGGGCCATGGCGAGGCGGCGGTGGCGGTGAGCCATTCCAGCATCATCACGCCGTTTTTGCTCGGGACTTTGCTGGCGATCTACCTCTATCCCAAGCTTTCCGACGACAGCGTGCGTTTCGGCCCTTTCGCGCTCTTCATGGGGGCGGCGATGTCGGTCACGGCTTTTCCGGTCCTGGCCCGGATTCTCAACGAGCGCAAGCTCACTCAAACCAAGATCGGGGCGATGGCCTTGACTTGCGCGGCGGTCGATGACGTCACGGCCTGGCTCATGCTGGCCTTCGTCATCTCGGTGGTGAAGGCGACCGGCCTTTGGCACCTCTTGACGATCTTGGCGCTCACCACGGGCTACATCTTGTTCATGGTCCGGTTCATCCGGCCGCTGCTGCGACGCTTCGAGAAGCGCTATAGCACCCGCGAAGGCCTTTCCCAGAACGCGGTCAGCATCATCTTTTTGCTGCTCTTGCTGTCGGCCCTGGCCGCCGAGCAGATCGGGATCCACGCTCTCTTCGGGGCCTTCTTCCTGGGCGCGATCATGCCAAACGAAACCGGCTTCGTCCGCCATCTCTCCGAAAAGATCGAGGACATCGCGGTTCTTTTCCTGCTGCCGCTGTTCTTCGCTTATACCGGCCTCCGCACCCAGATCGGGCTCCTCGACACGCCCGAGCTTTGGGGCCTGGCCGGCTTGATCTTGCTGGTCGCCTGTCTCGGCAAGTTCGGCGGGAGCTTCGGCGCGGCCAAGCTGATGGGAGTCGGGCTGCGCGAATCGGCGGCCATCGGCATCCTGATGAACACCCGGGGATTGATGGAGCTGGTGATCATTTCGATCGGCCTCGATTTGGGCGTCATTTCGCCGGCTCTTTTCACGATGCTGGTCTTGATGGCGCTGGTCACGACCTTCATCACCAGCCCGCTGCTTCACTGGGTCTATCCGACCGAGCGATTTCACGGCGTCGTCGAAGTCCCGCTGGAGAAAGAGAAACCCTTCACGATCCTGGTGTCGATCGCGCTGCTTCGCGCCGGCGGGGGCTTGCTCAAGATCGCCCGGGCCTTGGCCGGGGCCGGCTCGAGCCGGCTTTATGCCCTGCATTTGGTCAAGACCAGCGAGCGGCCCTCCTATTACGTCAAGGGCTCGGACGCGATGGAGGAATATTCCCAGCTTGCGCCGGTGCTGGAGCCCTTCCGCCACAGCGGGCTTGACTTGCGGCCTTTGAGCTTTCCAACCAACGACCCGGCCGAAGATATCGTCGAAGTTGCGCGGGCCAAGGCCGCCGACCTGGTCCTGCTCGGTTGGCATAAGCCGATTCTCGGTCAGACCGTGCTCGGCGGCACCGTCCACGAGGTGATGGAGAACTCCCGCACCACGGTGGCGGTTTTCATCGATCGCGGGCTCCAGCGGATCGGCCGGATCTTGGTGCCTTACATCAGCAGCTCCCACGACCGCGCGGCCTTGGCTCTGGCCCAGCGGATGGCCCGCTTTCTCCACAGCGAGGTCGTGATCCTCCACGTCATGCAGCCCCAGCACGCGGTCGACGATCCCCACGCGATGGTCAAGTCCTTTGACGAGGATTTCATCGATCCCGACACTGAATCCCAGGTCAAGCTGGAGGTGATCGAGAGCCTTTCGCCGATCGAGGCGGTGCTCGAAGAGTCCAAGAACGGTTATGATCTGGTGGTGATCGGCGTCTCCGAGGATTTCGACCTGGAGCATCGCCTCTTCGGCCTTAGGCCCGAGCGGATCGCGGCCGAGTGCCCGGTTTCGATGCTGATCGTCCGCCAGGCGCCGGGGAATGGGGGCTGA
- the thrH gene encoding bifunctional phosphoserine phosphatase/homoserine phosphotransferase ThrH gives MIACLDLEGVLVPEIWINVAEKTKIPELRLTTRDVPDYDVLMKQRLQILDKHHLKLQDIQEVIATMAPLEGAQDFLHWLQSEFQVIILSDTFYQFAQPLMKQLHFPTLFCHYLKVEKSGRIVDYQLRLKDQKREAVKKLRDLNFKIAAAGDSYNDVGMLEAADVGIFFSPPEKIVQEYPQFEVTKTYQELKAAFTRAAEKFSAA, from the coding sequence ATGATTGCCTGTCTCGACCTTGAGGGGGTTCTGGTCCCGGAAATTTGGATCAATGTCGCCGAAAAGACCAAGATCCCGGAGCTGCGCCTCACCACCCGCGACGTTCCGGACTACGACGTCCTGATGAAGCAGCGGCTCCAAATCCTCGATAAGCACCACCTCAAGCTCCAGGACATCCAGGAAGTGATCGCGACCATGGCCCCGCTCGAGGGCGCCCAGGACTTCCTGCACTGGCTGCAGTCGGAGTTTCAGGTCATCATCCTTTCCGACACTTTCTACCAATTCGCCCAGCCCCTGATGAAGCAGCTCCACTTCCCCACCCTCTTCTGCCACTACCTCAAAGTCGAGAAGAGCGGGCGGATCGTCGACTACCAGTTGCGGCTCAAAGACCAGAAACGCGAGGCGGTGAAGAAATTGCGCGACCTCAACTTCAAAATCGCGGCCGCCGGCGACTCCTATAATGACGTCGGCATGCTCGAGGCCGCCGACGTCGGGATCTTCTTCTCGCCGCCGGAAAAGATCGTGCAGGAGTATCCCCAATTCGAGGTGACAAAGACTTACCAGGAATTGAAAGCGGCCTTCACCCGGGCCGCGGAGAAATTCTCGGCCGCCTAA
- a CDS encoding D-alanyl-D-alanine carboxypeptidase, which translates to MIPRRLAVIFGAFLAILAPLSASAQGAWQQRAQGLASNGAILAVDEKGKILFSYNADKPFIPASTLKVPTALAALETLGKGYRFKTDFFIDGNGDLYIKGYGDPFLVSEEFPLIVQALKGKGLSAVRNMVLDGSYFGPDCQVPGLAGSLNPYDAFNGALLANFNTINVVKSATGEVQSAEPQTPVTEITRTLAMAAPPGKSRINVANHAKEAALYPGYLLKEFLVQQGVPVSGSVSLGAVPAGAKPLLAYASSKNLVQVLEPALKFSQNLIMNQLLLTMGAEKFGAPASLAKGKKVLEDYLKSLGLQNFNVEEGSGISRKNYITALEMDKVLVRFFPYYQLLPVKNGMWVKTGTLTGVSSLVGYFQSNSNGWVRFSIILNQPGNQRDAIAQLLLANLQ; encoded by the coding sequence ATGATCCCACGCCGGCTAGCGGTGATTTTCGGGGCTTTTTTGGCAATTTTGGCACCCCTTTCGGCCTCGGCGCAAGGGGCCTGGCAGCAGCGGGCCCAAGGCCTGGCCAGCAACGGCGCGATTCTAGCCGTCGACGAAAAGGGCAAGATCCTTTTTTCCTACAATGCCGACAAGCCTTTCATCCCGGCCTCGACTCTCAAGGTGCCGACCGCCTTGGCGGCGCTCGAGACCTTGGGCAAGGGCTACCGCTTCAAGACCGATTTCTTCATCGACGGGAACGGCGATCTCTACATCAAAGGTTACGGCGACCCCTTCCTGGTCTCGGAGGAGTTCCCGCTCATCGTCCAGGCCTTGAAAGGGAAAGGCCTTTCGGCGGTGCGGAACATGGTCCTCGACGGCTCCTACTTCGGGCCCGACTGCCAGGTGCCGGGCCTGGCCGGCTCGCTCAATCCCTACGATGCCTTCAACGGAGCCCTGCTCGCCAACTTCAATACGATCAACGTCGTCAAGTCGGCCACCGGCGAGGTGCAAAGCGCCGAACCCCAGACCCCGGTCACCGAGATCACCCGCACCCTGGCGATGGCGGCTCCGCCCGGGAAAAGCCGGATCAACGTCGCCAATCACGCCAAGGAGGCCGCCCTTTATCCGGGATATTTGCTGAAGGAGTTTCTGGTCCAGCAAGGCGTGCCGGTTTCGGGATCGGTCAGCTTGGGCGCGGTCCCGGCGGGCGCCAAGCCTCTGCTCGCCTACGCTTCGAGCAAGAACCTCGTCCAAGTCTTGGAGCCGGCGCTGAAGTTCTCCCAGAATCTCATCATGAACCAGCTCCTCCTGACGATGGGCGCCGAGAAGTTCGGCGCGCCGGCCTCGCTGGCCAAGGGCAAGAAGGTGCTGGAGGATTACCTGAAGTCCTTGGGCTTGCAGAACTTCAACGTCGAGGAGGGCTCGGGAATCTCGCGCAAGAACTACATCACCGCGCTGGAAATGGACAAAGTCCTGGTCCGCTTCTTCCCTTATTATCAGCTGCTGCCGGTGAAGAACGGGATGTGGGTCAAGACCGGCACCTTGACCGGCGTGTCGAGCTTGGTCGGCTATTTCCAGTCGAACAGCAACGGTTGGGTTCGCTTCAGCATCATTCTCAATCAGCCGGGCAACCAGCGCGACGCGATCGCCCAGCTGCTCTTGGCCAATTTGCAGTAG